A single region of the Bacteroidota bacterium genome encodes:
- a CDS encoding NADH-quinone oxidoreductase subunit D has translation MSNLPLSSDKKDRQFLNGVEQTDEELKQYNYLNLGPTHPATHGIFQNILKMDGEIIVDAQPTIGYIHRAFEKLAEHRPFYQVTPITDRMNYCSSPINNFGWHMTVEKLLNVQIPKKVDYMRVIIMELARIADHIVCNSVIAVDTGALTGFLYVFQWREKIYEIYEQICGARLTTNIGRIGGFERDFTPDVYRRIDEFLKDFPKALKEFENMVMRNRIFMDRTIKTGPISGERALEYGFTGPNLRAAGVDYDVRVMTPYSSYEDFDFIIPIGTAGDTYDRFCVREEEMWQSLSIIRQALDKMPKTNEFFADVPEFYLPPKDAVYNTMEGLIWHFKIVMGEVDVPKGQVYHCVEGGNGELGFYLVSDGGRQPFRLHFRRPCFIYYQAYPEMIKGALLSDAIITMSSMNVIAGELDA, from the coding sequence ATGAGCAATTTACCATTAAGCAGCGATAAAAAAGACCGCCAGTTTTTAAACGGAGTGGAACAAACCGATGAGGAATTAAAACAATATAATTACCTCAACCTCGGTCCAACCCACCCTGCTACACACGGTATTTTCCAAAACATCTTAAAGATGGACGGAGAAATTATTGTTGATGCTCAACCTACTATCGGATATATTCATCGCGCATTTGAAAAATTGGCTGAACATCGCCCGTTTTATCAGGTAACACCAATTACCGACAGGATGAATTATTGCTCCTCGCCAATAAATAATTTCGGCTGGCATATGACAGTCGAAAAATTATTAAATGTGCAAATCCCTAAAAAAGTGGATTATATGCGCGTGATAATTATGGAGCTTGCACGTATTGCCGATCATATTGTTTGTAATTCAGTTATTGCCGTTGATACAGGTGCACTTACCGGATTTTTATACGTGTTTCAGTGGAGAGAAAAAATTTATGAAATATACGAACAAATCTGCGGCGCACGATTAACAACAAACATTGGTCGCATTGGTGGATTTGAACGCGATTTTACACCTGATGTATATCGTCGCATTGATGAATTCCTTAAAGATTTTCCAAAGGCATTAAAAGAATTTGAAAATATGGTAATGCGTAATCGCATTTTCATGGATAGAACAATTAAAACAGGTCCAATTTCCGGTGAACGCGCTTTGGAATACGGATTTACAGGACCAAATTTACGTGCTGCAGGTGTTGATTATGATGTTCGTGTAATGACGCCTTACAGCAGTTATGAAGATTTCGATTTTATTATTCCAATAGGAACTGCAGGTGATACTTACGACAGATTTTGTGTTCGTGAAGAAGAAATGTGGCAGAGCTTAAGCATTATTCGCCAGGCATTGGATAAAATGCCAAAAACAAATGAATTTTTTGCTGATGTTCCTGAATTTTATTTGCCTCCGAAAGATGCAGTTTATAATACGATGGAAGGATTAATCTGGCATTTTAAAATTGTTATGGGTGAGGTAGATGTTCCTAAAGGTCAGGTGTATCATTGTGTTGAAGGAGGAAATGGTGAGTTAGGATTTTATTTGGTGAGTGATGGTGGACGACAACCATTCCGTTTACATTTCCGCCGACCATGTTTTATTTATTATCAGGCATATCCTGAAATGATTAAAGGTGCGTTGTTGAGTGATGCAATTATTACGATGAGTAGCATGAATGTAATTGCAGGAGAATTAGATGCGTAA